Proteins found in one Terribacillus sp. DMT04 genomic segment:
- a CDS encoding ATP-binding protein: MRGRTKLLLILAFAVLLTLGRFVWYHFQTPAIQPTAVDGQLDVREIDLANSHSIELNGDWMFTDAETPDAYGPLPAYMTHDAIGAYELDIHTGDSAAQYALSMRALYADVTVFANDKLVYQTPDFHQGPATPIAISNLKAARDGYIRLHVRFHAFHGNDHARALIETRFGSSKQIQQETFLAAGVQFFVGAILFIHAVYAFVLYLMRPKKIGTFYFSIAVLLTGIAVVTSDYNAFGYIINLSHNWHVRIVYFSYIGLSFFFLLFAVVTFTNAANKWFFRVLSLLYAAYLVYILLAPIDYVRYVLGIGISLMIAFSIVCWILFRTVITTGERALPLFLAGAAAVSHVVWTVLVGNLPFIDDALQAAIKSGFYPFDITVAFICFCSFWFIRFFQTETENKRYIEQLETEQKRKDQFLANTSHELRTPLHGMMNMAQSVIEQESKLNNQSKYKLQLIQTISRKMSYLLNDLIDVTQMKQNRLRLEPAAMQIEPLLIGTVDMLRFMAEEKHVDIHVDMPESLPCVYADEHRVTQIVTNMLHNALKFTPEGSIRLVVSADETQLYVKVIDTGIGIDAHTQERIFLPYEKGDNTISESEGIGLGLGISKQLAEMHGGTLTVESEINKGSVFTLSLPLAVDQYVRSTSKTPAYTEVASTLAERIETDLATTSGRRILAIDDDAVNLVVLRQALEPDGYHIHTVSTPTAFLECLTKEQYDLLVIDVMMPEMSGFRLTEIVRQTYSLTELPVLLLTARSQATDAYAGFRAGANEYVSKPIDMLELKTRINSMLELKSSIEDRLRMEAAWLQAQIHPHFLFNTLNTIASLSAIDTDRMMRLLQEFGNYLQSSFNGKNISSCIPLEEELDLVRSYLYIQQERFGRRLQVKWHIDRHVQLRIPPLTLQPLVENAVLHGLQAKEDGGTIIIEVYKEDATAVIFIKDNGVGIPSAKLQDLSVFCEHKDSIGLLNTHTRLQKINGSGLLVCSEEGVGTTIQIRLPLPNKNAEDQQP, from the coding sequence ATGAGAGGTAGAACAAAGCTGCTCCTTATTTTAGCTTTTGCTGTACTACTGACTTTAGGCAGATTCGTCTGGTATCACTTTCAGACACCGGCTATACAGCCGACAGCAGTAGATGGTCAGTTAGATGTACGAGAAATTGATTTGGCCAATAGCCACTCGATTGAATTGAATGGCGATTGGATGTTTACTGATGCAGAAACGCCGGATGCATATGGCCCGCTGCCAGCATACATGACGCATGATGCAATCGGTGCATACGAATTAGACATACATACTGGAGACAGCGCAGCGCAATACGCACTCTCCATGCGCGCACTCTATGCGGATGTGACCGTGTTTGCTAATGACAAGCTCGTCTACCAAACACCAGATTTCCATCAAGGACCAGCGACTCCTATTGCTATTTCGAATTTAAAAGCAGCTAGAGACGGCTATATAAGACTGCATGTGCGATTCCATGCATTCCATGGAAATGACCATGCGAGAGCATTGATTGAGACAAGATTTGGTTCCAGCAAACAGATCCAGCAGGAAACGTTTTTAGCTGCAGGTGTCCAATTTTTTGTTGGAGCCATTCTGTTTATCCATGCGGTTTATGCGTTTGTCCTTTATTTGATGCGACCAAAGAAGATAGGGACGTTCTATTTCTCCATTGCTGTTCTATTGACCGGGATAGCTGTTGTTACATCTGATTACAATGCGTTCGGATATATAATTAATTTGTCTCACAACTGGCATGTGCGAATTGTCTATTTTAGTTATATTGGGTTGAGTTTCTTCTTCCTGCTATTTGCCGTAGTCACGTTCACGAACGCAGCAAACAAGTGGTTCTTTCGCGTGCTTTCTTTGTTGTATGCAGCTTACCTAGTTTATATCCTTTTAGCGCCAATTGATTATGTGCGTTATGTACTCGGTATAGGCATTTCTTTAATGATTGCTTTTTCCATCGTATGCTGGATTTTATTCCGAACCGTAATTACAACCGGGGAAAGAGCACTGCCGCTGTTTCTGGCAGGTGCGGCAGCTGTCTCACACGTTGTTTGGACTGTTTTAGTCGGAAATCTTCCCTTCATTGATGATGCTTTGCAAGCAGCAATTAAAAGCGGCTTTTATCCATTCGATATAACCGTCGCTTTCATATGTTTCTGCAGCTTTTGGTTTATCCGTTTCTTCCAGACAGAAACAGAAAACAAACGGTATATCGAACAGCTGGAAACGGAACAAAAGCGGAAAGATCAGTTCCTGGCGAACACGTCACATGAGTTGCGTACTCCGCTACATGGGATGATGAACATGGCCCAAAGTGTAATCGAGCAGGAAAGTAAGCTGAACAATCAAAGCAAATATAAGCTGCAGCTCATTCAAACGATCAGCCGGAAGATGTCTTATCTTCTGAATGACTTGATCGATGTGACACAGATGAAGCAAAATCGGCTGCGTCTGGAACCTGCAGCCATGCAAATAGAGCCTCTTCTTATTGGAACTGTAGACATGCTTCGTTTCATGGCTGAGGAAAAACACGTGGACATTCATGTAGACATGCCAGAATCCCTTCCTTGTGTGTATGCTGACGAACACCGCGTCACACAAATTGTGACGAACATGCTTCATAATGCCTTAAAATTCACACCAGAAGGCAGCATTCGCTTAGTTGTCTCGGCGGATGAGACACAGCTTTATGTAAAAGTGATTGATACAGGAATAGGTATAGATGCGCATACACAAGAACGCATTTTTCTTCCTTATGAAAAGGGAGATAATACAATCTCGGAAAGTGAAGGAATCGGCCTTGGTCTCGGTATTAGTAAACAGCTGGCAGAAATGCATGGCGGGACATTGACTGTCGAGTCCGAAATAAATAAGGGTTCTGTCTTTACATTATCTTTACCTCTGGCTGTTGATCAGTATGTTCGTTCGACTTCCAAGACTCCAGCTTATACAGAAGTGGCTTCTACCCTTGCAGAAAGAATAGAAACGGATCTAGCAACAACCTCTGGCCGACGTATCTTAGCAATAGATGATGATGCGGTTAACTTGGTCGTCTTAAGACAAGCATTAGAACCAGATGGCTATCATATTCACACAGTTTCCACACCAACTGCATTTTTGGAGTGCTTAACAAAAGAACAGTATGATCTGCTCGTTATTGATGTCATGATGCCCGAGATGTCTGGTTTCCGATTGACAGAAATCGTCCGGCAAACGTACAGTCTGACGGAATTGCCCGTTTTACTGCTAACAGCTCGCTCTCAAGCGACAGATGCGTATGCAGGTTTTCGGGCAGGTGCAAATGAGTACGTCTCCAAACCAATCGACATGCTGGAGCTAAAAACACGAATTAACTCCATGTTGGAGCTTAAAAGCTCCATCGAAGACCGCTTGCGCATGGAAGCAGCCTGGCTTCAAGCCCAAATTCATCCGCATTTCCTGTTCAATACGTTGAATACGATTGCTTCCTTAAGTGCGATAGATACAGATCGGATGATGCGCTTGCTCCAAGAATTCGGTAATTATTTGCAGTCCAGCTTTAATGGAAAGAATATATCCAGCTGCATTCCGCTTGAAGAGGAACTCGATTTGGTCCGCTCCTATTTATATATCCAGCAAGAACGTTTTGGCAGACGGCTTCAAGTGAAATGGCATATCGATCGGCATGTGCAATTGCGCATTCCCCCGCTCACGCTGCAGCCTTTGGTCGAGAATGCCGTACTTCATGGACTGCAAGCAAAAGAGGATGGCGGCACCATTATTATCGAGGTATATAAAGAAGATGCCACAGCGGTTATCTTCATTAAAGACAACGGCGTTGGAATACCTTCCGCTAAGCTGCAAGATTTATCTGTTTTCTGTGAACATAAAGACAGTATTGGCTTGCTTAATACACATACACGTCTGCAAAAAATAAATGGATCCGGATTGCTTGTTTGCAGTGAAGAAGGTGTTGGAACGACCATTCAAATTCGCCTTCCGTTACCTAACAAAAATGCAGAAGACCAGCAGCCCTAA
- a CDS encoding YvrJ family protein — translation MEPWLAIIKEFGFPAAVTFYLMHRIENKLNTLIASIHSLPEKLK, via the coding sequence ATGGAACCATGGCTTGCAATCATAAAAGAATTTGGCTTTCCGGCGGCAGTCACCTTTTATCTGATGCACCGGATTGAGAACAAATTAAATACGCTGATTGCTTCCATTCACAGTTTGCCGGAGAAATTGAAATGA
- a CDS encoding DUF2922 domain-containing protein, protein MKKLDLQFLNEMGRTVTISLEQPVEPADEALINEAMDTILAQNVITSSGGLLVSKKGARIVDRTVQEIF, encoded by the coding sequence ATGAAGAAACTGGACTTGCAGTTTTTAAATGAGATGGGCAGAACGGTAACAATCAGCTTAGAACAGCCGGTAGAACCAGCCGATGAAGCACTTATCAATGAAGCAATGGATACAATTTTAGCCCAAAATGTTATCACATCAAGCGGTGGACTATTGGTTTCGAAAAAGGGCGCCCGCATTGTTGATCGTACTGTCCAAGAAATATTCTGA
- a CDS encoding DUF1659 domain-containing protein encodes MAVTSSHMKTRLSIVLNDGVDAETGKDKYKTKSFNNVRLDATPEELYAFTSALVPLQQRELYTVEKNDQSTLRNA; translated from the coding sequence ATGGCAGTTACATCATCCCATATGAAAACGCGACTCAGCATCGTACTAAACGATGGAGTAGACGCGGAAACAGGCAAAGACAAATACAAAACAAAATCTTTTAACAACGTTCGTCTGGATGCAACACCGGAAGAGCTGTACGCATTCACTAGTGCTTTAGTACCCCTTCAGCAGCGTGAATTGTATACAGTAGAGAAAAACGATCAATCCACTTTGCGTAACGCGTAA
- a CDS encoding LCP family protein, with protein MSRRSPNQSQPPRRTVKKKLKKKRIIMLILLPILILGAGGAAYAAHLYSSAASAIEKSHVADAREKSNLREAAVDPVEDNVSILFMGVDDSDTRDQSNSRSDAMILATFNKEEHSVDLLSIPRDSYVYVPEVDRKTKITHAHAYGGAQASVETVENFLNVPVDYYAEINFNAFMDIIDTLGGIEVEVPYELYEQNSKDQKNAIHLEEGLQELNGEEALALARTRHYDNDIERGKRQQEIIKAMISKASSASSIFKYDDLIQDVGDNLTTSLTFDQIKSFVSYGTSNELTINTLNLDGTGGKLSDGIWYYQVDPASLADAQKELREHLGLSVKIDTDSVETGSSGVYDSTGTTDGTDGTGTTDAAGNSSSNGYTDSSTDTGSAYDSTGSNDSTGSSSNGYTESSTDTGSTYNSTDSSSSYDSTSQPYGTSESTTTP; from the coding sequence ATGTCAAGAAGGTCACCTAATCAATCTCAGCCTCCTAGGCGAACAGTAAAGAAGAAACTCAAAAAAAAGCGAATTATAATGCTCATCCTTCTCCCGATTTTAATTTTGGGAGCTGGCGGTGCAGCGTATGCGGCGCACTTGTACAGTTCTGCTGCCAGTGCTATCGAAAAATCGCATGTCGCAGATGCACGGGAAAAATCCAACTTGCGTGAAGCAGCAGTCGACCCCGTTGAAGATAATGTTTCGATTTTATTTATGGGAGTGGATGACAGCGACACAAGAGATCAGTCAAATTCACGTTCCGACGCCATGATTCTAGCTACTTTCAACAAAGAAGAGCATAGTGTAGACTTGCTAAGCATTCCGCGTGACTCGTACGTGTACGTTCCAGAAGTGGACAGAAAGACGAAAATCACGCATGCACATGCTTATGGCGGCGCCCAAGCCAGCGTTGAAACAGTAGAAAACTTCCTTAACGTTCCGGTCGATTATTATGCCGAAATCAACTTCAACGCCTTCATGGACATTATCGATACACTAGGCGGAATTGAAGTAGAAGTACCTTATGAACTATATGAACAAAACTCAAAAGACCAGAAGAACGCCATCCACTTAGAGGAAGGCTTACAAGAACTTAATGGAGAAGAAGCACTTGCACTTGCACGTACCCGCCACTACGACAATGATATCGAACGCGGAAAGCGTCAGCAGGAGATCATTAAAGCAATGATCAGCAAAGCTTCCTCTGCAAGTTCTATCTTTAAGTATGATGACTTAATTCAAGATGTTGGGGACAACCTAACGACGAGCTTAACATTTGATCAAATTAAGAGCTTTGTCTCTTATGGTACAAGCAACGAGTTAACAATTAATACGCTGAACCTTGACGGTACCGGAGGCAAACTCTCCGACGGCATTTGGTATTACCAAGTCGATCCGGCATCCCTGGCAGATGCACAGAAAGAACTGCGTGAACATCTTGGGTTATCGGTGAAGATAGACACGGATAGCGTTGAAACTGGAAGCAGCGGTGTATATGATAGTACAGGAACGACTGATGGGACAGACGGCACTGGTACTACCGATGCTGCTGGAAACAGCAGTTCTAATGGATATACAGACAGCAGTACAGATACTGGCTCTGCTTATGACAGTACAGGCTCTAACGACTCTACTGGCAGCAGTTCTAATGGATATACAGAGAGCAGCACAGATACTGGCTCTACTTATAACAGTACTGACTCTTCCAGTTCTTACGATAGCACGAGCCAACCATATGGCACGTCAGAAAGCACGACAACACCATAA
- a CDS encoding ABC transporter permease, which yields MKSAITVLKEQFKHFNLIRRISLYELRNNNSANYLGLAWEILSPLIQIAIYWLVFGYLISGGEKKEIDNPSGGEPIQFLPWLITGLILWMFFQPAATQGAKSIYTRLRLLSKMNFPMSVIPNITIFSKFYPHLILIVIALVIAQITGYTISIYILQLPYFIFAGFAFTYAFALLMTTLTTLIRDIQLLLQAVLRMVLYLTPILWTSQNLPGFLDTLMKLNPLYYLVEGYRAGLLGQHGWYLINSWQYSIYFWVVTIILFTIGSILHVRFRRHFIDFL from the coding sequence ATGAAATCAGCAATTACTGTTCTAAAAGAACAATTTAAGCATTTTAATCTCATTCGACGCATTTCACTTTATGAATTAAGAAATAACAATAGTGCTAATTATCTTGGATTGGCATGGGAGATTCTAAGCCCTCTTATTCAGATTGCTATTTACTGGCTTGTATTCGGCTATCTTATCAGCGGAGGCGAGAAGAAGGAAATAGACAATCCATCTGGAGGAGAACCTATACAGTTTCTGCCGTGGTTAATAACCGGGCTCATTCTTTGGATGTTTTTCCAGCCTGCTGCTACTCAAGGAGCCAAATCAATTTATACAAGGCTGCGATTGTTGTCTAAGATGAACTTCCCAATGAGTGTTATCCCTAACATTACGATCTTTTCTAAGTTCTATCCGCATTTAATACTAATTGTGATAGCACTTGTTATAGCGCAAATAACTGGTTATACAATCAGTATCTATATCCTTCAGCTACCTTATTTTATATTTGCGGGATTTGCATTTACGTATGCATTTGCTTTACTAATGACGACTTTGACTACACTTATACGTGATATTCAGTTATTGTTACAAGCAGTACTGCGCATGGTATTGTATTTAACACCGATATTATGGACATCACAAAATCTTCCCGGTTTTCTGGATACATTAATGAAGCTTAATCCACTTTATTACTTAGTGGAGGGCTACCGAGCAGGTTTGCTAGGTCAACATGGCTGGTACTTAATCAACTCCTGGCAATACTCTATCTATTTCTGGGTAGTAACGATTATTCTGTTTACAATAGGTTCAATATTACATGTTAGATTCCGAAGACATTTTATAGACTTTCTTTAA
- the tagH gene encoding teichoic acids export ABC transporter ATP-binding subunit TagH: MEKSIIVENVSKKYKLYSKSSDRIKDIILPKNYGEDFYALRNVNFTADKGDVVGFIGINGSGKSTLSNIISGIVPETTGTVTLNGEAALIAVAAGLKGDLTGRQNIELKCLMLGLSQKEIRKLEPEIIEFAELEKFIDQPVKNYSSGMKSRLGFSISVNIDPEILIIDEALSVGDKAFAEKSLAKMQEFKDRGKTMIFVSHSIGQMKQFCDKILWLEFGHVREYGTIEEVIPKYEAFLNDYKKKTKAEKDAYRQSVLESK, from the coding sequence ATGGAAAAATCAATTATTGTGGAGAACGTGAGTAAAAAGTATAAATTATATAGCAAGAGTTCAGACCGCATTAAAGATATCATCTTGCCGAAGAATTATGGTGAAGACTTCTATGCACTGCGCAATGTCAACTTTACAGCAGACAAAGGAGACGTAGTTGGGTTTATCGGAATAAATGGTTCTGGTAAGTCTACTTTGTCCAACATCATCTCAGGCATTGTCCCCGAGACGACTGGTACCGTTACATTAAACGGTGAAGCAGCCTTAATTGCTGTTGCAGCTGGATTAAAGGGAGATCTGACAGGCAGGCAGAACATTGAATTGAAATGCCTGATGCTCGGTTTAAGCCAGAAAGAAATACGCAAGTTAGAACCAGAAATAATAGAATTTGCAGAACTCGAGAAATTTATCGACCAGCCTGTTAAGAACTATTCCAGCGGGATGAAATCAAGGCTCGGATTTTCGATTTCGGTCAACATCGATCCAGAAATACTCATTATTGACGAAGCTCTCTCTGTAGGAGATAAAGCTTTTGCTGAAAAAAGCTTGGCAAAGATGCAGGAATTCAAAGATAGAGGTAAGACAATGATTTTTGTAAGTCACTCTATCGGCCAGATGAAACAATTCTGCGACAAGATACTTTGGCTGGAATTTGGACACGTACGTGAATACGGTACAATTGAGGAAGTAATTCCTAAATATGAAGCCTTCTTGAATGACTATAAGAAGAAAACAAAAGCAGAAAAAGACGCTTATCGACAAAGCGTCTTAGAAAGCAAATAA
- a CDS encoding WecB/TagA/CpsF family glycosyltransferase, translated as MDNEKVEVMQIPFDKLTQKELLKHLYKRIEKNQRTFIVTANPEIVMQTRIDHIYKESVQSADYIIPDGAGIVVASKILGNPIEERVTGFDLMFRLLSYADKHNLSCYFLGATEEVNERAVNHVMSQYPGIVIAGRHNGYFTNDEEVAEHVAATKPDFVFAALGFPKQEKWIAAHQHLFEKGVLMGVGGVFDILAGQVSRAPRIWIKLNLEWAYRLVKQPFRWKRILKAFEFMFRIVLGRNKNKAGS; from the coding sequence TTGGATAATGAAAAAGTAGAGGTAATGCAAATTCCTTTCGATAAACTAACTCAAAAGGAATTATTAAAGCATTTGTATAAGCGTATAGAGAAGAATCAAAGGACATTTATTGTAACAGCAAATCCTGAAATTGTGATGCAGACACGCATTGATCATATATATAAAGAGAGCGTACAAAGTGCTGATTACATTATTCCTGATGGTGCTGGTATCGTTGTTGCATCGAAAATATTAGGAAATCCAATAGAAGAACGTGTGACGGGCTTTGACTTGATGTTCAGATTGCTTAGTTATGCAGACAAGCATAATTTGAGCTGCTACTTTTTAGGTGCTACCGAGGAGGTAAATGAGCGGGCTGTTAACCACGTGATGTCACAATATCCAGGTATCGTTATTGCTGGAAGGCACAACGGCTACTTTACAAACGATGAAGAAGTTGCTGAGCATGTGGCTGCAACTAAACCTGACTTTGTTTTTGCTGCACTTGGATTTCCGAAGCAAGAAAAGTGGATTGCTGCACATCAACACCTATTTGAAAAAGGCGTTTTGATGGGCGTTGGCGGTGTTTTCGATATACTTGCTGGACAGGTTAGCCGTGCACCGCGTATTTGGATCAAATTAAATTTGGAGTGGGCGTATCGCTTAGTAAAACAGCCATTCCGCTGGAAAAGAATATTAAAGGCATTTGAGTTTATGTTCCGGATTGTTCTCGGTCGAAACAAAAATAAGGCAGGAAGCTAA
- a CDS encoding N-acetylmuramoyl-L-alanine amidase family protein, whose amino-acid sequence MRRVLSMILVAILVVSSIPIDVKGQSIPKDTEKPADILEGSQETNNQNVGEEESEIVETEVPAEKNTIENNDTSDESAEELTSDNVTKQSEDTESLNQDNRNNVQAENEDKKEDTASETAAVKKSTEKEDTEVETEEPRVSESENADPIDATDSESKVNEFGIKEGTMVYGMDISKLTEEELQYIPKDWRDGIEEKEAESPEEPKFYSKSAYPDVNDWILKNTPSTANVKYEYKNFFAQFNYRYGYGKVEGVVAHETANPHSTIRSEIDFMSRNHNNAFVHAFVDHGNIIEIHPTNRAAWGAGFFANQRFVHVELVEEDRFVDFAKSINNYSDYLASILYKYNLGVTDAERSGTGTLWSHNAVSKFLGGTNHTDPIGYFGRWGYSWNEFVELVKLKYAAKSIKESSTSKLGHIRSSQSKIYSNLANLQSSKKAGSTYTNQVYYIKKEAKRNGQLYYLLSKKPSSTSGTIGWMRASDVTVYHHKSIDKTKRDYIINGNGKAYTKAWGGSKNFVYNLSSYRGSTLHVNLSEAVGSNLWLRGTLNGKQVWVHSSYVTAKGKTSYTSKLGHLKSNSKIYKDPLKPSTVRIAGNKDLNQVYYIKKQIDSNGERYYLISYSPSSTSGTLGWVKATDMSVHEHKGVSKTPKTLYVKGTGTAYNKAWGGSKNKIYKLSSLKGEKFKVNLTEKVGSNTWYRGMLHGKNVFIHSSFVTTSMEVKTSQLGHLGDNARIYTNLSNPSSYKVAGKDGFTNAVYYAKRQAKLNGELYYKISTQPSSTAGVVGWVKASDFNHRGHKSISHNRKTLYVKGTGEAFTKAWGGSKNKVYTLSSLKGEKFEVNLTEKVGSNTWYRGMLNGKNVFIHSSYVSESVQSRTSMLGHLRNNTHIYRDLGNLSSYKVAGRDSYTNAVYYAKRQAKLNGVLYYKISTKPSSSSGVIGWVKASEFNHRSHKSISKNRKTLYVKGSGEAFTKAWGGSKNKVYSLSSLKGEKFEVNLTEKVGTNTWYRGILRGKNVFIHSSYVR is encoded by the coding sequence ATGAGAAGAGTATTAAGTATGATCTTGGTTGCCATATTAGTAGTTAGTTCTATCCCAATAGATGTTAAAGGGCAGTCCATACCAAAAGACACAGAAAAACCTGCAGATATATTAGAGGGTTCACAAGAAACCAACAATCAAAATGTAGGTGAAGAAGAGAGTGAAATAGTAGAGACAGAGGTACCTGCCGAAAAGAATACAATAGAAAACAATGACACAAGTGATGAAAGTGCTGAAGAGCTAACTTCAGATAATGTCACAAAGCAATCAGAAGACACAGAAAGTCTAAATCAAGATAATAGGAATAATGTTCAAGCTGAAAATGAAGATAAGAAAGAAGATACAGCAAGTGAAACAGCAGCTGTAAAAAAGAGTACAGAGAAGGAAGATACCGAGGTTGAAACAGAAGAACCGAGAGTCTCTGAATCTGAGAACGCAGATCCAATAGATGCAACCGATAGCGAATCAAAGGTTAATGAATTTGGAATCAAAGAAGGAACAATGGTTTACGGAATGGACATTAGTAAACTAACGGAAGAAGAGCTTCAATACATACCAAAAGATTGGCGAGATGGTATAGAGGAAAAAGAAGCTGAATCTCCTGAGGAGCCAAAGTTCTATTCGAAGAGTGCATATCCAGATGTGAATGACTGGATCTTAAAGAATACGCCGTCAACTGCAAATGTAAAATATGAGTATAAAAATTTCTTTGCACAATTCAACTATAGATATGGATATGGCAAGGTAGAAGGTGTTGTAGCACATGAAACAGCAAATCCACACTCTACTATCCGTTCGGAAATAGATTTTATGTCAAGAAATCATAACAATGCTTTTGTACATGCCTTTGTTGATCACGGTAACATTATTGAGATTCATCCGACAAATCGTGCAGCATGGGGAGCAGGATTCTTTGCTAATCAACGCTTTGTGCATGTAGAGCTAGTAGAAGAAGATAGATTTGTTGATTTTGCTAAGTCTATTAATAACTACTCTGATTACTTAGCATCGATTTTATATAAATATAATCTTGGTGTAACAGATGCAGAAAGAAGTGGCACTGGTACACTCTGGTCTCATAATGCAGTATCTAAGTTCTTAGGAGGAACAAACCATACAGATCCCATTGGCTACTTTGGAAGATGGGGCTATAGTTGGAATGAATTTGTTGAATTAGTAAAACTAAAGTATGCGGCTAAATCAATAAAAGAATCATCAACTAGTAAGCTAGGTCATATTCGATCCAGTCAATCAAAGATTTACAGCAATCTCGCAAATCTGCAATCTAGCAAGAAAGCGGGCAGCACATACACTAATCAAGTATATTATATTAAAAAAGAAGCAAAGCGTAATGGACAGCTTTACTATCTTCTTAGTAAGAAGCCAAGCAGCACTTCGGGTACTATCGGATGGATGCGCGCCAGTGACGTGACTGTTTACCACCATAAATCCATTGATAAGACAAAGAGAGACTATATCATTAATGGAAATGGAAAAGCTTATACAAAGGCTTGGGGTGGTTCTAAGAACTTTGTATATAATCTTTCTTCTTATAGGGGAAGCACACTTCACGTTAATTTATCAGAAGCTGTAGGCAGTAATTTGTGGCTGCGCGGAACATTGAATGGCAAGCAGGTATGGGTTCACTCCAGCTATGTAACAGCAAAGGGGAAAACATCTTATACAAGTAAGCTAGGGCACTTGAAGAGCAATTCTAAAATATATAAAGACCCATTAAAGCCTAGCACTGTACGAATTGCTGGAAACAAAGACCTAAATCAAGTTTACTATATCAAGAAGCAAATAGACTCGAACGGTGAAAGGTATTACTTAATCAGCTATTCACCGAGCAGTACTAGTGGTACATTAGGTTGGGTCAAAGCAACGGATATGTCAGTTCACGAGCATAAGGGAGTATCCAAAACACCTAAAACACTCTACGTTAAAGGTACAGGTACCGCTTATAATAAAGCTTGGGGCGGATCAAAAAACAAGATTTACAAGCTCTCTTCTCTAAAAGGAGAGAAGTTTAAAGTAAACCTGACAGAAAAAGTCGGCAGTAATACATGGTACCGAGGGATGCTTCATGGAAAGAATGTTTTTATACACTCTTCATTCGTCACGACTAGTATGGAAGTTAAGACGAGTCAGCTAGGGCATCTAGGAGATAATGCACGCATTTATACAAATCTGTCTAATCCCTCTTCCTACAAGGTTGCAGGGAAAGATGGCTTTACAAATGCCGTCTACTATGCAAAAAGACAAGCGAAGCTAAATGGAGAATTGTATTATAAAATAAGCACCCAGCCAAGCAGCACAGCAGGTGTTGTCGGCTGGGTAAAAGCTTCTGACTTTAACCACCGAGGGCATAAATCAATCAGTCATAACAGAAAAACATTGTATGTGAAGGGAACTGGCGAAGCTTTTACAAAAGCATGGGGCGGTTCTAAAAATAAAGTTTACACACTTTCTTCGTTAAAAGGAGAAAAATTCGAAGTGAACCTAACAGAAAAAGTCGGCAGCAATACATGGTACCGAGGAATGCTGAATGGAAAGAATGTGTTTATTCATTCTTCCTATGTGAGCGAGAGTGTGCAAAGCAGAACAAGCATGCTGGGTCATCTTAGGAATAACACGCATATCTATAGGGATTTAGGTAATCTCTCATCTTACAAAGTTGCGGGGAGAGATAGCTATACAAATGCAGTTTATTATGCCAAGAGACAAGCCAAGCTCAATGGGGTACTATACTACAAAATAAGTACAAAACCAAGTAGCTCATCGGGTGTTATCGGATGGGTGAAAGCATCTGAATTTAATCATCGATCACATAAATCAATTAGTAAAAATAGGAAAACATTGTATGTAAAAGGTTCTGGTGAGGCATTTACAAAAGCATGGGGTGGCTCAAAAAACAAAGTTTATTCATTGTCTTCATTAAAGGGAGAAAAGTTTGAAGTTAACCTGACAGAAAAAGTCGGAACCAATACATGGTACCGAGGAATACTACGTGGTAAGAATGTATTTATTCACTCTTCTTATGTCAGATAA